One Corynebacterium appendicis CIP 107643 DNA window includes the following coding sequences:
- a CDS encoding DMT family transporter — protein MLTAAAMAVGAVIPAQTAVNSRLRRSIGAPIPAAFISFFVAFCCAVLLALVLAATTGPGIDLTRAFGEPWWVWIGGLMGVIFITGNVILFPKIGAVETVVLPILGQVIMALVIDNFGLFGAVQTDVGLLRVMGALVVVAGIVLVHVVGRAPRSTHAGEAPASAWAWRAFGVFMGMCSASQTAANGYLGEVLGSSIQAGSVNLGVGVILLFLLSIGFTNSRKALLSGIERGPWWMWLGGVFGAIFVIGAATLSPLIGTGATVIGILAGTIIAGQAIERFGLFGSPRSVLQPVRLLGLLLVFAGAVIVRVL, from the coding sequence ATGCTGACTGCTGCCGCTATGGCCGTGGGAGCCGTCATCCCCGCGCAGACTGCTGTGAACAGCCGCCTGCGCAGGAGCATTGGCGCACCGATTCCCGCGGCGTTCATTTCTTTTTTCGTGGCTTTTTGCTGCGCAGTTCTCCTCGCGCTCGTGCTGGCTGCGACGACGGGTCCCGGAATTGACCTGACCCGGGCCTTCGGCGAACCGTGGTGGGTGTGGATCGGCGGCCTGATGGGCGTCATCTTCATCACCGGTAACGTGATCCTGTTCCCGAAGATCGGTGCCGTCGAGACCGTCGTTCTGCCGATTCTGGGGCAGGTGATCATGGCACTGGTGATCGACAATTTCGGTCTCTTCGGGGCGGTGCAGACCGATGTCGGGCTGCTGCGGGTCATGGGCGCCCTCGTCGTCGTGGCAGGCATTGTTCTCGTGCACGTGGTGGGACGCGCCCCGCGTTCCACTCATGCTGGTGAAGCCCCCGCCTCCGCGTGGGCGTGGCGGGCATTCGGCGTGTTCATGGGCATGTGCTCGGCATCCCAGACCGCCGCGAACGGCTACCTGGGCGAGGTGCTGGGCAGTTCCATCCAGGCTGGGTCTGTGAATCTCGGCGTGGGCGTGATCCTGCTGTTCCTGCTCAGCATCGGCTTCACTAATTCGCGCAAGGCTCTGCTTTCCGGCATCGAGCGCGGGCCGTGGTGGATGTGGCTTGGCGGAGTGTTCGGCGCGATCTTCGTGATCGGCGCGGCGACACTGTCCCCGTTGATCGGCACCGGCGCCACGGTGATCGGCATCTTGGCCGGAACCATCATCGCGGGCCAGGCGATTGAACGATTCGGGCTCTTCGGTTCGCCACGGTCGGTGCTTCAGCCGGTTCGCCTACTGGGGCTGCTGCTCGTGTTCGCGGGCGCTGTCATCGTCCGGGTGCTCTAG
- the pyrH gene encoding UMP kinase: MLKLGGEMFGGGNVGIDPDVVENVAKQIAEVASQGTEVAVVIGGGNFFRGAQLSQRGMDRARSDYMGMLGTVMNCLALQDFLQQLGIDCRVQTAINMAQIAEPYLPLRAARHLEKGRVVIFGAGMGMPYFSTDTTAAQRALEIGCEVLLMAKAVDGVYSDDPRTNPDAELYSEISPREAIEKGLKVADATAFSLCMDNKMPILVFNLLKEGNIARAVAGEQIGTLVE; encoded by the coding sequence ATGTTGAAGCTGGGTGGCGAGATGTTTGGCGGTGGCAATGTCGGCATCGACCCGGACGTGGTGGAGAACGTGGCGAAGCAGATCGCCGAGGTCGCGAGCCAGGGCACCGAGGTTGCCGTTGTGATCGGCGGCGGCAATTTCTTCCGCGGCGCCCAGCTGTCGCAGCGCGGCATGGACCGCGCGCGCTCCGACTACATGGGCATGCTCGGCACCGTGATGAACTGCCTCGCTCTCCAGGACTTTCTGCAGCAGCTGGGCATCGATTGCCGTGTCCAGACCGCCATCAACATGGCGCAGATCGCGGAGCCGTACCTGCCGCTGCGCGCCGCCCGCCACCTGGAGAAGGGGCGTGTGGTCATCTTCGGTGCCGGCATGGGCATGCCGTATTTCTCCACCGACACCACGGCCGCACAGCGTGCCCTGGAGATCGGGTGCGAGGTACTGCTCATGGCTAAGGCTGTCGACGGCGTGTACTCCGACGATCCCCGCACCAACCCGGATGCGGAGCTCTACAGTGAGATCAGCCCTCGCGAGGCGATCGAAAAGGGGCTCAAGGTCGCCGACGCCACCGCGTTCAGCTTGTGCATGGACAATAAGATGCCGATCCTCGTGTTCAACCTCCTCAAGGAGGGCAATATCGCGCGTGCGGTGGCGGGGGAGCAGATCGGCACGCTCGTCGAGTAG
- the tsf gene encoding translation elongation factor Ts, with translation MANYTAADVKKLRETTGSGMLDCKKALEESAGDFEKAVEILRIKGAKDVGKRAERNALEGLVAVSGNTIVEINSETDFVAKNDEFKQLADDIAAGAAAVKANSPEELANADVKGQTASEALQALSAKIGEKLELRRAATIEGDQVEVYLHQKAADLPPAVGVLVAYTGEGAEAAHQIALQIAAMKARYLSKDSIPADVVEKERAVQEEITRGEGKPEAAIEKIVEGRLGGFFKDVALLEQPSLADSKKTVRQYAEENGIEVTDFIRFEVGQQ, from the coding sequence ATGGCGAACTACACCGCTGCAGACGTGAAGAAGCTGCGTGAGACCACCGGTTCCGGCATGCTCGACTGCAAGAAGGCCCTGGAGGAATCGGCCGGCGATTTCGAGAAGGCTGTCGAGATCCTGCGTATCAAAGGTGCGAAGGACGTGGGCAAGCGCGCTGAGCGCAACGCTCTGGAGGGCCTGGTCGCAGTGTCGGGCAACACGATCGTGGAGATCAACTCCGAGACGGACTTCGTCGCGAAGAACGACGAATTCAAGCAGCTTGCCGACGACATCGCTGCCGGCGCCGCCGCAGTGAAAGCGAACTCCCCCGAGGAGCTGGCTAACGCCGACGTCAAGGGCCAGACCGCTTCTGAGGCTCTGCAGGCTCTGTCCGCGAAGATCGGCGAGAAGCTCGAGTTGCGCCGCGCCGCCACCATCGAGGGCGACCAGGTCGAGGTTTACCTGCACCAGAAGGCCGCGGATCTCCCGCCGGCAGTTGGCGTGCTCGTCGCGTACACGGGCGAGGGCGCCGAGGCTGCGCACCAGATCGCGCTGCAGATCGCCGCTATGAAGGCTCGTTACCTCTCCAAGGACTCCATCCCGGCTGATGTCGTGGAGAAGGAGCGCGCGGTCCAGGAGGAGATCACCCGCGGCGAGGGCAAGCCGGAGGCTGCGATCGAGAAGATCGTCGAGGGCCGTCTGGGCGGCTTCTTCAAGGACGTCGCTCTGCTCGAGCAGCCGTCGCTTGCGGATTCCAAGAAGACTGTCCGCCAGTACGCCGAGGAAAACGGCATCGAGGTCACTGACTTCATCCGTTTCGAGGTCGGCCAGCAGTAA
- the rpsB gene encoding 30S ribosomal protein S2, producing MAVVTMRELLDAGVHFGHQTRRWNPKMRRFIFTDRNGIYIIDLQQTLTYIDEAYEFVKETVAHGGTILFVGTKKQAQEPVQEEADRVGMPYVNHRWLGGMLTNFQTVSKRLARMKELQAMDAAEDGYAGRGKKEVLMLTRERTKLERVLGGISDMTKTPSALWIVDTNKEHIAVSEAQKLRIPVVAILDTNCDPDLVDYPIPGNDDAIRSVKLLTHIVGEAVVAGKQQREERQLAKAREAAGDAPAEATQAAAEAPAAEAPAEKASAPETPAAESAEKAEAPADKAAAEAVDNVDSAKNDVDPV from the coding sequence ATGGCAGTCGTAACCATGCGTGAACTCCTCGACGCCGGTGTGCACTTCGGCCACCAGACGCGTCGTTGGAACCCGAAGATGCGCCGCTTCATCTTCACCGACCGTAACGGCATCTACATCATCGACCTGCAGCAGACGCTGACCTACATCGACGAGGCATACGAATTCGTCAAGGAGACCGTCGCACACGGCGGCACCATCCTGTTCGTCGGCACCAAGAAGCAGGCCCAGGAGCCGGTCCAGGAAGAGGCCGACCGCGTGGGCATGCCGTACGTCAACCACCGTTGGCTCGGCGGCATGCTGACCAACTTCCAGACCGTGTCTAAGCGTCTCGCCCGCATGAAGGAACTGCAGGCCATGGACGCGGCCGAGGACGGCTATGCAGGCCGCGGCAAGAAGGAAGTCCTCATGCTCACCCGCGAGCGCACCAAGCTCGAGCGTGTGCTGGGCGGCATCTCCGACATGACGAAGACCCCGTCCGCTCTGTGGATCGTCGACACCAACAAGGAGCACATCGCCGTCTCCGAGGCTCAGAAGCTGCGCATCCCGGTCGTTGCGATCCTGGACACCAACTGCGACCCGGACCTCGTTGACTACCCGATCCCGGGCAACGACGACGCGATCCGCTCCGTCAAGCTGCTCACCCACATTGTGGGCGAGGCTGTCGTTGCTGGTAAGCAGCAGCGCGAGGAGCGCCAGCTGGCCAAGGCCCGCGAGGCCGCTGGCGACGCGCCGGCTGAGGCCACCCAGGCAGCCGCTGAGGCTCCGGCCGCTGAGGCTCCGGCAGAGAAGGCTTCCGCACCGGAGACCCCGGCAGCTGAGTCCGCAGAGAAGGCAGAGGCTCCGGCCGACAAGGCTGCCGCCGAGGCAGTCGACAACGTCGACTCCGCCAAGAACGACGTCGACCCGGTCTAA
- a CDS encoding M23 family metallopeptidase — translation MNTSHSPVRFHPLHSLIAVLSAVVVLILTAGAVPAFAYVDPTTGSSTATNVTRRADIPEKNWLPGHRGVDLAARTGQDISSSEDGVVAYVGVIAGVPVVSVDHPDGIRTTYQPVHATVSVGDEVAEGQPIGRMAPPNGDHDGLHWGARTGKDAYINPLSLLDAPQIRLKPLP, via the coding sequence ATGAACACTTCCCATTCCCCGGTTCGTTTCCATCCATTGCACTCTTTGATCGCGGTCCTGTCCGCTGTCGTTGTTCTCATTCTCACCGCCGGCGCTGTCCCCGCTTTCGCCTACGTCGACCCGACGACCGGTTCGTCGACCGCAACGAATGTGACCCGTCGCGCCGATATCCCGGAGAAGAATTGGTTGCCCGGCCACCGCGGCGTCGACCTGGCGGCGCGGACGGGACAGGACATTTCGTCGTCGGAGGACGGCGTGGTCGCCTACGTCGGTGTCATCGCGGGTGTGCCGGTGGTGTCGGTGGACCACCCGGACGGCATCCGCACGACCTACCAGCCGGTGCACGCCACGGTCAGCGTCGGCGACGAGGTCGCCGAGGGCCAGCCCATCGGCCGGATGGCGCCGCCGAACGGCGACCACGACGGGCTGCACTGGGGCGCGCGGACCGGCAAGGACGCCTACATCAATCCGCTCTCGCTTCTCGACGCTCCGCAGATCCGCCTCAAGCCCCTCCCCTAG
- a CDS encoding tyrosine recombinase XerC produces the protein MAEQITQLEAAIDDFADHALLVKGRSPATVKSYRSDLRTLVPFCATFADFTLPTLRAWLADSLRSGLARSTMARRTASARAFSTWAYERGYLDSDVAARLATPQVNRHLPDVVTPARAGQLVEAEINADAASPEAARDRAMLELLYATGMRVAELTGLDVADIDASRRLALVTGKGNKQRVVPFGESAAASLDAWLSRRPELLASRSSTASSSDAASSSAVSEASASTADSGALFLGSRGGRIDQRQVRRVVERAAQRTGDSELSPHDLRHSAATHMLEGGADLRVVQELLGHSSLQTTQIYTHVSAQRLKSVYDQAHPRA, from the coding sequence GTGGCAGAGCAGATCACCCAGCTCGAAGCGGCGATCGACGACTTCGCCGACCACGCACTGCTCGTCAAAGGCCGCTCGCCCGCGACTGTGAAGAGCTACCGCAGCGATTTACGCACGCTCGTGCCGTTCTGCGCGACCTTCGCGGATTTCACCCTCCCCACACTCCGGGCTTGGCTTGCCGACTCCCTCCGCTCCGGCCTCGCCCGCTCCACCATGGCCCGCCGCACCGCCTCAGCCCGCGCCTTTTCCACCTGGGCCTACGAACGCGGCTACCTCGACTCCGACGTCGCCGCCCGCCTGGCCACGCCGCAGGTGAACAGGCACCTGCCCGACGTGGTCACCCCAGCGCGCGCCGGGCAGCTCGTCGAAGCCGAGATCAACGCCGACGCCGCCTCCCCGGAGGCTGCCCGCGACCGCGCCATGCTCGAGCTCCTCTACGCCACGGGCATGCGCGTCGCCGAACTCACCGGCCTCGACGTCGCCGACATCGACGCTTCTCGACGCCTCGCCCTCGTCACCGGCAAAGGCAACAAGCAGCGCGTCGTACCGTTCGGGGAATCCGCAGCGGCGTCCCTCGACGCCTGGCTCTCCCGCCGCCCCGAGCTCCTCGCCTCCCGTTCTTCCACGGCTTCATCCTCGGACGCTGCCTCCTCCTCCGCGGTCTCCGAGGCCTCCGCTAGCACCGCTGACTCGGGGGCGCTGTTCCTCGGCTCGCGCGGCGGGCGCATCGACCAGCGCCAGGTCCGACGCGTCGTCGAGCGCGCCGCGCAGCGCACCGGCGACAGCGAATTGAGCCCCCACGATCTGCGGCACAGCGCGGCAACGCACATGCTCGAAGGGGGAGCCGATCTGCGCGTCGTCCAAGAGTTGCTCGGGCATTCGTCGCTGCAGACGACGCAGATCTACACGCACGTGTCCGCGCAGCGGCTCAAAAGCGTGTACGACCAAGCACACCCGCGCGCGTGA
- the dprA gene encoding DNA-processing protein DprA — MSSLESWAYLNRVVEGPNRHIQAMLAAGRDADELAHGIRTRASWLGELGPATESRRSWDQPAEDLAAAEREGYRLITPESPEWPREAIEGSFGAAVVRATKNSENLPPDAHPPHALWVRGNANLAQLFASAVGIVGTRAASSYGHHATADLCSGLVRHQHTIVSGGALGIDTVAHTAALDAGGATVVVAACGAGQVYPRRNEAMFKRIAAEGGAVVTEYPPGVTPDRHRFLTRNRLVAALTQGTVVVEAAFRSGALNTLKWVEVFNRVGMAVPGPILGPGSLGTNLAIRDGRANMVLSADDAHEQLSPVGASDVDGQYEIDFAADAVQQLSRNELRVYDSLPLTDTGGLEASDVAAACGFTVGLTVHLLMDLSGKGLVAREGQHWRRV, encoded by the coding sequence ATGAGCTCGCTCGAATCATGGGCGTACCTGAACCGCGTCGTCGAAGGGCCGAACCGGCACATCCAGGCGATGCTCGCCGCCGGGCGCGACGCCGACGAACTCGCTCACGGCATCCGCACCCGCGCCAGTTGGCTTGGCGAATTAGGACCCGCCACTGAATCCCGCCGCAGTTGGGACCAGCCTGCCGAAGACCTCGCCGCCGCGGAGCGCGAAGGCTACCGGCTGATCACCCCCGAATCCCCGGAGTGGCCGCGGGAGGCGATCGAGGGGTCGTTCGGGGCGGCGGTGGTGCGGGCGACAAAAAACAGTGAAAATCTACCTCCCGACGCGCACCCGCCGCATGCCCTGTGGGTGCGCGGCAACGCGAATCTCGCGCAATTGTTCGCCAGCGCCGTCGGGATCGTGGGCACCCGCGCCGCCTCGTCGTACGGGCACCACGCGACCGCCGACCTGTGCTCCGGCCTCGTGCGCCACCAGCACACCATCGTCTCCGGCGGGGCGCTCGGCATCGACACAGTCGCACACACCGCAGCTCTGGACGCCGGGGGCGCGACTGTCGTGGTGGCCGCGTGCGGCGCCGGGCAGGTCTACCCGCGGCGCAACGAGGCTATGTTCAAGCGCATCGCGGCTGAAGGTGGGGCGGTGGTCACCGAATATCCGCCCGGTGTCACTCCCGACCGGCACCGTTTTCTCACGCGAAACCGCCTCGTCGCCGCGCTGACGCAGGGGACCGTCGTCGTGGAAGCCGCGTTCCGCTCCGGTGCGCTGAACACGCTGAAATGGGTCGAGGTGTTCAACCGTGTCGGCATGGCGGTGCCGGGGCCGATCCTCGGGCCCGGGTCGCTGGGCACGAACCTGGCCATCCGCGACGGACGCGCCAACATGGTGCTCAGCGCCGACGACGCGCACGAGCAGCTCAGCCCCGTTGGTGCCTCAGATGTCGACGGCCAGTACGAGATCGACTTCGCCGCCGACGCCGTCCAGCAGCTCTCCCGCAACGAGCTCCGCGTCTACGACTCCTTGCCGCTCACCGACACCGGCGGCCTCGAAGCTTCCGACGTCGCCGCCGCCTGCGGGTTCACCGTCGGGTTGACCGTTCACCTGCTCATGGACCTCTCCGGGAAAGGCCTCGTCGCGCGCGAAGGCCAGCACTGGCGCCGCGTGTAG
- a CDS encoding YifB family Mg chelatase-like AAA ATPase produces the protein MALASTFSATVEGIGAHRVTVEANVGPGLPGMHIVGLGDKAVGESRDRIRTAVANSTLPWPRTKIMVSLSPANLPKAGSQFDLPIALAVLASMDPRAERRLGRSLIVGELGLGGQLRRVDGILQVILEALHDVDHVIIPAENAAEAALVGHPAVKIARDLTEAWLWAVGERDLPGLETVSHTVQPVHVPDFRDVVGQDRERRAMEIAAAGAHHVLMIGAPGSGKSMLAERLPSILPELTPQQVVEATAIHSISGNSLGEVIVHAPFVAPHPSLGRAALIGGGSGIPRPGAVSHAHHGVLFLDEVSEIDAHTLDSLRVPLEKGQVRLTRARREVVYPADFQLVMAANPCRCGVDNAAKCTCSSGERARYLRNLSGPLRDRIDISLSTTSAGALVTSTPSAPAESSAAIAQRVLAARDRAKRRWAKAGVSATTNARVPGAVLRRDFPADEEGMGVISKALGDGIITQRGVDRILRLAWTVADVGGVDKPRLAEVMDALDLRATVEAGVAA, from the coding sequence ATGGCGCTTGCTAGCACGTTCTCCGCGACCGTCGAAGGCATCGGCGCGCACCGCGTCACCGTCGAGGCGAATGTCGGGCCCGGGTTACCGGGAATGCACATCGTGGGCTTGGGCGACAAAGCCGTCGGCGAGTCCCGCGACCGGATCCGCACCGCCGTGGCGAATTCGACGCTGCCGTGGCCGCGCACCAAGATCATGGTGTCGCTGTCGCCGGCGAACCTGCCGAAGGCCGGATCTCAATTCGACCTGCCGATCGCGCTGGCTGTGCTGGCGAGCATGGATCCGCGCGCCGAGCGCCGGCTGGGGCGCAGCCTCATCGTCGGCGAGCTTGGCCTCGGCGGGCAGCTGCGCCGCGTCGACGGGATCCTCCAGGTCATTCTCGAAGCCCTCCACGATGTCGACCATGTGATCATTCCCGCCGAGAACGCCGCCGAAGCCGCGCTGGTCGGGCACCCGGCGGTGAAGATCGCCCGCGACCTCACCGAGGCGTGGTTGTGGGCGGTCGGGGAGCGTGACCTGCCGGGGCTGGAGACCGTCAGCCACACCGTGCAGCCGGTTCACGTGCCGGATTTCCGCGACGTCGTCGGCCAGGACCGGGAGCGCCGCGCCATGGAGATCGCGGCCGCCGGGGCGCACCACGTGCTCATGATCGGTGCGCCCGGCTCCGGCAAATCCATGCTGGCGGAGCGCCTCCCGTCGATCCTGCCGGAGCTCACACCGCAGCAGGTCGTGGAGGCGACGGCGATCCACTCGATCTCCGGGAATTCGCTCGGGGAGGTCATCGTCCATGCACCGTTCGTCGCGCCTCATCCGTCGCTCGGCCGCGCGGCGCTCATCGGCGGCGGGTCCGGCATCCCGCGGCCCGGCGCTGTCAGCCACGCCCATCACGGGGTGCTCTTCCTCGACGAGGTCAGCGAGATCGACGCCCACACGCTCGACTCTTTGCGCGTCCCGCTCGAAAAAGGTCAGGTGCGGCTCACCCGTGCCCGCCGGGAGGTGGTCTATCCGGCGGATTTCCAGCTCGTCATGGCCGCCAACCCCTGCCGTTGCGGGGTCGACAACGCCGCGAAATGCACGTGCTCCTCGGGCGAGCGGGCCAGGTACCTGCGCAATCTCTCGGGGCCGTTGCGCGACCGCATCGACATCAGCTTATCGACGACCTCCGCCGGCGCCCTTGTCACCTCCACCCCCTCCGCGCCCGCTGAATCCTCCGCGGCAATCGCCCAGCGTGTGCTCGCCGCCCGCGACCGCGCGAAGCGGCGCTGGGCCAAAGCCGGGGTGTCCGCCACGACGAACGCGCGCGTGCCCGGTGCTGTCCTGCGGCGGGATTTCCCCGCCGACGAGGAAGGGATGGGCGTGATCAGCAAGGCCCTGGGCGACGGGATCATCACCCAGCGCGGTGTCGACAGGATCTTGAGGTTGGCGTGGACGGTGGCGGATGTCGGGGGCGTCGATAAGCCGCGTCTCGCTGAGGTCATGGACGCCCTCGACCTGCGCGCCACGGTTGAGGCGGGGGTGGCGGCATGA
- a CDS encoding YraN family protein — protein sequence MPVKQDNRDQYMLGVCGESSAAAWYEEMGYEIVQLRYRARDGEIDVIARSPGGAIVFAEVKTRRSTSFGAAEAVTPAKLRRIRAAAVQWLCEREKNGGADNGAYSDVRFDVVEVIFDGVNVSCRMYQGVDDGAC from the coding sequence ATGCCTGTAAAGCAAGACAACCGTGACCAGTACATGTTGGGGGTATGCGGCGAGTCCAGCGCCGCCGCCTGGTATGAGGAAATGGGCTACGAGATAGTGCAGCTGCGCTACCGCGCCCGCGACGGCGAAATAGACGTGATCGCCCGGTCGCCGGGCGGCGCAATCGTGTTCGCCGAGGTGAAAACGCGGCGCAGCACGAGCTTCGGCGCCGCTGAGGCCGTCACACCGGCGAAGCTGCGCCGGATCCGCGCTGCAGCCGTGCAATGGTTGTGCGAACGGGAGAAAAACGGCGGCGCGGATAACGGGGCTTACTCGGACGTGCGTTTCGATGTCGTGGAGGTCATCTTCGACGGAGTCAACGTCTCCTGCCGCATGTACCAGGGGGTCGACGATGGCGCTTGCTAG
- a CDS encoding DUF2469 domain-containing protein, whose translation MSAEDLDNYEAEVELSLYREYRDVVSQFSYVVETDRRFYLANAVELIPHTEGKDVYYEVRMSDAWVWDMYRAVRFVRYVRVITYKDVNIEELDKPDMVIPE comes from the coding sequence ATGAGCGCTGAAGACCTGGACAATTACGAGGCCGAGGTCGAGCTGTCCCTCTACCGCGAATACCGCGACGTGGTCAGCCAATTCTCGTATGTCGTGGAGACGGACCGCCGCTTCTACCTCGCCAACGCCGTCGAGCTCATCCCGCACACCGAGGGCAAGGACGTCTACTACGAGGTCCGCATGTCGGACGCGTGGGTGTGGGACATGTACCGCGCCGTGCGTTTCGTGCGCTACGTGCGGGTGATCACGTACAAGGACGTCAACATCGAGGAGTTGGACAAGCCGGACATGGTCATCCCCGAGTAA
- a CDS encoding ribonuclease HII, translating into MRRLKQLRTYEVALDKAGLGPVAGIDEAGRGACFGPITIAACVLPPQPIAVLEGLTDSKKLTPKRREELYAVVVDTALAYSVIHIPAAEIDRRGIQNANLDGARRAVAALDIAPGYVLIDAFYIPGLTAPQLPVIGGDYTARCIAAASVLAKVSRDRLVTEMGEEYPGYGVDKHKGYSTRAHLDAVRRHGASAEHRYTYANVAAAHEKYMRSTHDER; encoded by the coding sequence ATGCGCAGGCTCAAACAGCTGCGCACCTACGAGGTCGCGCTGGATAAAGCAGGTCTCGGGCCTGTCGCGGGCATCGACGAAGCGGGCCGCGGCGCGTGCTTCGGCCCCATCACGATCGCGGCGTGCGTCCTTCCGCCGCAGCCGATCGCGGTGCTCGAGGGGCTCACCGATTCCAAGAAGCTCACCCCGAAACGGCGGGAGGAGCTCTACGCGGTAGTCGTCGATACGGCGCTCGCATACTCGGTGATCCACATTCCTGCCGCGGAGATCGACCGGCGCGGCATCCAGAACGCCAACCTCGACGGTGCGCGCCGCGCGGTTGCCGCGCTCGACATCGCGCCGGGCTACGTGCTTATCGACGCCTTCTATATCCCAGGCCTCACCGCACCCCAGCTCCCGGTGATTGGTGGGGATTACACCGCCCGCTGTATCGCCGCCGCCAGCGTGCTGGCCAAAGTGAGCCGCGACCGGCTGGTGACGGAAATGGGGGAGGAGTACCCGGGGTACGGCGTCGATAAGCACAAAGGCTATTCGACGCGCGCCCACCTGGACGCGGTGCGCCGTCACGGCGCGAGTGCCGAGCATCGCTACACTTATGCCAACGTCGCTGCCGCCCACGAGAAGTACATGAGGAGCACCCACGATGAGCGCTGA
- the lepB gene encoding signal peptidase I — MEIPVVVLLTLALIFVLQTFVGRVYLIPSASMEPTLHGCEGCNGDRIFVQKVSYYFSDPEPGDVVVFEGTPSWNTDYVSNRSDNAFVAGLQQLGSYVGLVAPDENDLVKRVVAAGGQTVSCQAGDPAVMVDGEPIDQSYILDPPANPVVGEDGSAECGGKFFGPITVPEDNVFVMGDNRTNSADSRYHSGDEFQGTIPEDNIRGKVSFIILPLTRIGPVKDREIQPQQQ; from the coding sequence ATCGAGATCCCGGTGGTCGTCCTGCTCACGCTGGCGCTGATCTTCGTGCTGCAGACGTTCGTGGGCCGCGTGTACCTGATCCCGTCGGCATCGATGGAGCCGACGCTGCACGGATGCGAGGGCTGCAACGGCGACCGCATTTTCGTGCAGAAGGTCAGCTACTACTTCTCCGACCCGGAGCCGGGCGACGTGGTGGTCTTCGAGGGCACGCCGTCGTGGAACACCGATTACGTGTCCAACCGCTCCGACAACGCGTTTGTGGCGGGCCTGCAGCAGCTCGGCTCGTACGTGGGCCTGGTGGCGCCGGACGAGAACGACCTGGTCAAGCGAGTCGTCGCCGCCGGCGGCCAGACGGTGTCGTGTCAGGCCGGCGACCCGGCAGTGATGGTGGACGGTGAACCGATCGACCAGTCCTACATTCTCGACCCGCCGGCCAACCCGGTCGTCGGCGAGGACGGCTCCGCGGAGTGCGGCGGCAAATTCTTCGGCCCGATCACGGTGCCCGAGGACAACGTCTTCGTCATGGGCGACAACCGCACCAATTCCGCGGATTCGCGCTACCACTCCGGCGACGAGTTCCAGGGAACCATCCCGGAGGACAATATCCGCGGCAAGGTCTCCTTCATCATCTTGCCGCTGACCCGCATCGGTCCGGTGAAGGACCGCGAGATCCAGCCGCAGCAGCAGTAG